A DNA window from Cobetia marina contains the following coding sequences:
- a CDS encoding BolA family protein yields MQPNDVKALLEARIENVDFHIQGEGCNFQVVAVGEVFADLSRVKAQQLVYAALNDEIRSGALHAISIRTYTPAQFDAAVGNAQS; encoded by the coding sequence ATGCAACCGAATGATGTCAAGGCCCTGCTCGAGGCTCGAATCGAGAACGTCGATTTTCATATCCAGGGTGAAGGATGCAACTTCCAGGTCGTCGCCGTGGGCGAGGTCTTCGCTGACCTCAGTCGCGTCAAGGCCCAGCAGTTGGTCTACGCCGCACTCAATGACGAGATTCGCTCTGGCGCGCTTCACGCCATCAGCATTCGTACCTATACCCCGGCGCAGTTCGATGCTGCCGTCGGCAACGCCCAGAGCTGA
- a CDS encoding STAS domain-containing protein, whose protein sequence is MKTLFDDDDVTLSAGDGCLTLSGQPDFDHASELAEVGCKWLGQHAEGIEIDLCGVGGASTATLSVLLEWQRHLARHSGHVTHLRLSPALKRLASVSGLDVLLPGLEVTDQASDSAPRPEVDAV, encoded by the coding sequence ATGAAAACACTCTTCGATGATGATGACGTGACCCTGAGTGCCGGCGATGGCTGCCTGACGCTGAGCGGTCAGCCGGATTTCGATCACGCCTCCGAGCTCGCCGAAGTGGGCTGCAAGTGGCTCGGGCAGCATGCAGAGGGTATCGAGATCGATCTCTGTGGCGTCGGTGGCGCAAGCACCGCCACGTTGAGTGTCCTGCTGGAGTGGCAGCGTCATCTGGCGCGCCATTCGGGGCATGTCACGCATCTGCGTCTATCGCCTGCGCTCAAGCGTCTGGCCTCCGTCTCTGGCCTCGATGTCCTGTTGCCGGGACTGGAGGTCACGGATCAGGCGTCGGATTCGGCGCCTCGCCCTGAGGTCGATGCTGTCTGA
- a CDS encoding MlaC/ttg2D family ABC transporter substrate-binding protein, which translates to MTHILKQLIRPLSVLSLSAMMAMSPLASAASQEPDVLLRDTVEGLTTKIDSRESYYKDHVDELEALVDNSLEPVVDYRYIAASVMGKYFKGASPEQRTEFSKVFHDTLIGTYAKGLVSFDYAKLEVKDSEGERRYEDQDTVYMDVIDTKGKVYPVAYSMRLRNDEWKVVNVIVNGVNLGLTFRNQFDQAMRDNGRDIDAVIKGWQPDVDLEKDSGESAGDSDS; encoded by the coding sequence ATGACCCATATCCTCAAGCAGCTGATTCGTCCACTGAGCGTATTGAGCCTGTCTGCCATGATGGCGATGAGCCCGCTGGCCTCTGCCGCTTCCCAGGAGCCGGACGTGCTGCTGCGTGATACCGTCGAAGGCCTGACCACCAAGATCGACAGCCGCGAAAGCTATTACAAGGATCACGTCGACGAGCTGGAAGCGCTGGTCGACAACTCCCTCGAGCCGGTCGTGGATTACCGCTACATCGCGGCAAGCGTGATGGGCAAGTACTTCAAGGGTGCCTCTCCGGAACAGCGTACCGAATTCTCCAAGGTCTTCCATGACACCCTGATCGGTACCTACGCGAAGGGCCTGGTGAGCTTTGACTACGCCAAGCTCGAAGTGAAGGACAGTGAAGGCGAGCGTCGTTATGAAGATCAGGACACCGTCTACATGGACGTGATCGACACCAAGGGCAAGGTGTACCCGGTGGCCTATTCCATGCGTCTGCGCAATGACGAGTGGAAAGTGGTCAACGTGATCGTCAATGGCGTCAATCTGGGCCTGACCTTCCGCAATCAGTTCGACCAGGCCATGCGTGACAATGGCCGTGATATCGATGCCGTCATCAAGGGCTGGCAGCCGGATGTCGACCTGGAAAAGGACAGCGGGGAGAGCGCGGGCGACAGCGACAGCTGA
- the mlaD gene encoding outer membrane lipid asymmetry maintenance protein MlaD, with protein MKRTRMVEFGVGLFVLAGFLGMVFLGLRVSGVTFQQADDTFVLNANFSGIGSLKPRSKVTMAGVAIGSVEKIELDPKWFDARVTMKLDSSLKGKLSKDTTAAILTSGLLGEQYVGLTTGGDPETLEDGDTIRDTQSALVLEELIQQFVSNFSKS; from the coding sequence ATGAAACGTACCCGCATGGTCGAGTTCGGCGTGGGCCTGTTCGTACTTGCCGGTTTTCTGGGCATGGTGTTCCTCGGGCTGCGCGTCAGTGGCGTCACCTTCCAGCAGGCGGATGACACCTTCGTGCTCAATGCCAACTTTTCAGGGATAGGAAGCCTCAAGCCGCGGTCCAAGGTGACCATGGCGGGCGTGGCGATCGGCAGTGTCGAGAAGATCGAGCTGGATCCCAAGTGGTTTGACGCCCGTGTCACGATGAAGCTGGACAGCAGCCTCAAGGGCAAGTTGAGCAAGGACACCACGGCTGCCATCCTGACCTCCGGTCTGCTGGGCGAGCAATATGTCGGCCTGACCACCGGGGGGGATCCTGAAACGCTGGAGGATGGCGACACCATCCGGGATACCCAGTCGGCACTGGTACTGGAAGAGTTGATTCAGCAGTTCGTCTCCAATTTCTCGAAGAGCTGA
- the mlaE gene encoding lipid asymmetry maintenance ABC transporter permease subunit MlaE, whose product MSGLNRGPLGAITSLGRSTIEVISAIGRAGMLLAQAGVGLPSREGFSLWVRQMHFVGVLSLAIVLVSGLFIGMVLALQGYTILVGFGAEEALGQMVSLSLLRELAPVVAALLFAGRAGSALTAEIGLMKATEQLTSMEMIGVDPLKRIVAPRLWAGFVSLPLLTIGFSVVGILGGKLVGVDWLGIYEGAYWSSMQSNVDFVGDVMNGVVKSLVFGLVVSWIAVFQGYDLIPTSEGISRATTRTVVYSSLAVLGLDFVLTAVMFGDIG is encoded by the coding sequence ATGAGCGGTCTGAATCGTGGCCCGCTGGGGGCCATCACCTCGCTGGGGCGCAGCACCATCGAGGTGATCTCTGCCATCGGCCGCGCCGGCATGCTGCTGGCGCAGGCGGGCGTCGGCCTGCCATCCCGTGAGGGGTTCTCCCTCTGGGTGCGTCAGATGCACTTCGTCGGCGTACTGTCACTGGCGATCGTGCTGGTGTCGGGGTTGTTCATCGGCATGGTGCTGGCCCTGCAGGGCTATACCATTCTGGTCGGGTTCGGTGCTGAGGAGGCGCTTGGCCAGATGGTGTCGCTGTCGCTGCTGCGCGAGCTGGCCCCGGTCGTGGCGGCGCTGCTGTTCGCCGGGCGCGCCGGCTCTGCCCTGACGGCCGAGATCGGCCTGATGAAGGCGACCGAGCAGCTCACTAGCATGGAAATGATCGGCGTGGATCCCCTCAAGCGGATCGTCGCTCCGCGGCTGTGGGCCGGTTTCGTGTCCCTGCCGCTGTTGACCATCGGCTTCAGCGTCGTGGGGATTCTGGGTGGCAAGCTCGTGGGTGTCGATTGGCTCGGCATCTACGAAGGGGCCTACTGGAGCAGCATGCAATCGAATGTCGACTTCGTCGGGGATGTCATGAACGGCGTCGTCAAGTCACTGGTCTTCGGGCTGGTGGTGAGCTGGATCGCTGTCTTCCAGGGCTATGACCTGATCCCGACCTCGGAAGGCATTTCACGCGCGACCACACGTACTGTGGTTTATTCATCGCTGGCGGTGCTGGGACTCGATTTCGTCCTCACAGCCGTCATGTTTGGAGATATTGGATGA
- a CDS encoding ABC transporter ATP-binding protein, which yields MTELPGQAATATAAAGADASPSSRRGSADIDLDDALIRVEGLRFTRGEREIFSGIDLKIPRGKITAIMGPSGTGKTTLLKLIGGQLTPSAGRVDIAGHHVHALSRRELFRMRRRMGMLFQSGALFSDLSVFENVAFPLRVHTNLPEAMIRDIVLIKLESVGLRGARELMPAELSGGMTRRVALARAIALDPDLIMYDEPFAGQDPISMGVLVNLIRRLNDALGMTAVVVSHDIKETLTIADYVYVIADGKVMAQGTPQALNAEADPRVAQFIHGKPDGPVPFHYPAPDFAGDILDGREAASGTSQRGQSA from the coding sequence ATGACTGAATTACCCGGTCAGGCTGCTACAGCGACCGCTGCGGCCGGCGCTGATGCATCGCCATCCTCTCGCCGTGGCTCCGCTGACATCGACCTCGACGACGCATTGATTCGTGTCGAAGGCCTGCGCTTCACCCGTGGAGAGCGCGAGATCTTCTCCGGGATAGACCTGAAGATTCCGCGTGGCAAGATCACCGCCATCATGGGGCCCTCCGGTACCGGCAAGACGACGCTGCTCAAGCTGATCGGGGGGCAGTTGACCCCGTCCGCCGGGCGTGTAGATATCGCCGGTCACCATGTGCATGCCCTGTCGCGGCGCGAACTGTTCCGCATGCGTCGTCGCATGGGCATGCTGTTCCAGAGTGGTGCGCTGTTCTCGGATCTCAGCGTGTTCGAGAACGTGGCCTTCCCGTTGCGAGTCCATACCAATCTCCCCGAGGCGATGATCCGCGACATCGTGCTGATCAAGCTCGAGTCCGTCGGGCTGCGTGGGGCGCGTGAACTGATGCCCGCCGAGCTCTCCGGTGGCATGACGCGGCGTGTCGCGCTGGCACGCGCCATCGCACTGGATCCGGACCTGATCATGTACGACGAGCCCTTCGCCGGTCAGGACCCCATCTCGATGGGCGTGCTGGTCAATCTGATCCGTCGCCTCAACGATGCGCTGGGCATGACGGCGGTGGTGGTCTCTCACGATATCAAGGAGACGCTGACCATCGCCGATTACGTCTATGTGATCGCCGATGGCAAGGTCATGGCGCAGGGCACGCCACAAGCCCTGAACGCCGAGGCGGACCCGCGCGTGGCCCAGTTCATCCACGGCAAGCCGGATGGACCGGTGCCGTTCCACTATCCCGCGCCGGATTTCGCCGGCGACATTCTCGATGGCAGAGAAGCGGCCAGTGGCACTTCACAGAGAGGGCAATCAGCATGA